The Montipora capricornis isolate CH-2021 chromosome 6, ASM3666992v2, whole genome shotgun sequence genome has a window encoding:
- the LOC138054017 gene encoding uncharacterized protein has protein sequence MASSETTGQQLRGNSGRIKWTEGMNNFLLDCKNKAKMLAESENPPRLENGRKKGYMRLMKELWDDSGYGELELTSQNLRDQAARLEKTMGDVRVAIFESVGQRAREEEPTIRDFNARNLESTNFEVNHEDADLHTVTVGAIPTRPAGVLNQQTCDLLDSSNVIFARVNTQPGEFGERDIDTRIKERPTKGDLNNINLAIIKLMEQHQVSPRENPFSYLWIVNCVLYSVVMAFLLNKGWKKQRSGTSGGARKQHKWKREYEKRVLEVRKKISIAEAELMRLKENRKITKKGKRNRAFLEQECKGLSAVKLVSYMEKQKSILRKLKRGFSRSKKQEEARVLNQQFQTDASRVYANMREIVNKDKENDRPRYIADDQANHGEREMFNNIEEASEFWRTLRETEGTGDRNAAWLEEIRSAIHSRVPEPADEDWDLDEMDAAKVLTKKKNWSAPGPDRLANFWWKRANSLHKGVATAFQVISRSDEEYPQWFSEGKTSLIPKPGIFSSDNQRPITCLNTIYKWYTSCLLVPTDKHLNHYELMEGAQRGARAGCSGTVDNLLIDRIVTLDCHRRKRNLSMGWVDVKKAYDSIITAG, from the coding sequence ATGGCGAGCAGCGAGACGACAGGACAACAACTTCGAGGTAATAGCGGGAGGATAAAATGGACAGAGGGCATGAACAATTTTCTGCTGGACTGTAAGAATAAAGCAAAGATGTTAGCTGAGTCGGAGAATCCTCCTCGATTagaaaatggaagaaagaaaGGATACATGCGGCTAATGAAAGAGCTGTGGGATGACTCAGGTTACGGAGAATTGGAGTTAACAAGTCAGAATTTAAGGGATCAAGCGGCGCGATTGGAAAAGACTATGGGAGATGTGAGAGTTGCCATTTTTGAAAGTGTTGGGCAGAGGGCCCGGGAAGAGGAACCGACGATTCGAGATTTTAATGCTCGTAACTTGGAGTCAACTAATTTTGAAGTCAATCATGAAGACGCAGATTTGCATACGGTGACTGTAGGGGCTATCCCCACGAGACCTGCTGGTGTTCTTAACCAACAAACATGCGATCTACTAGACTCATCAAATGTGATTTTCGCACGTGTGAACACCCAACCAGGTGAGTTTGGTGAACGAGACATTGACACACGTATAAAGGAAAGACCAACTAAGGGTGACTTAAATAATATCAATCTGGCAATAATAAAGCTAATGGAGCAGCACCAAGTGTCCCCAAGGGAGAATCCGTTCAGTTATTTGTGGATTGTGAACTGTGTACTTTACTCGGTTGTGATGGCATTTCTATTGAACAAAGGCTGGAAAAAGCAGCGTAGCGGAACTTCTGGCGGAGCGCGTAAGCAACACAAATGGAAAAGAGAATACGAAAAGCGAGTGTTAGAAGTCAGGAAAAAGATTTCAATTGCAGAGGCCGAACTTATGCGTTTAAaggaaaacaggaaaataacaaaaaaagggaaaagaaatcgGGCTTTTCTCGAACAGGAATGCAAGGGCTTGTCAGCAGTCAAGCTAGTCAGCTACATGGAAAAACAGAAGTCTATCCTAAGAAAGCTGAAGAGAGGATTCTCTAGGAGCAAGAAACAGGAAGAAGCCCGAGTCCTTAACCAACAATTCCAGACCGACGCTAGCAGGGTCTACGCAAACATGCGGGAAATTGTAAATAAGGACAAAGAGAATGACCGGCCGCGATACATAGCGGATGATCAGGCGAATCACGGGGAGAGAGAAATGTTTAATAATATCGAGGAAGCAAGTGAATTTTGGAGAACTCTAAGGGAGACAGAGGGAACAGGAGACAGGAATGCTGCGTGGCTAGAAGAGATCAGATCTGCGATCCACAGTAGAGTACCAGAACCGGCCGATGAGGACTGGGACTTGGATGAGATGGATGCGGCAAAGGTGCTGACCAAGAAGAAGAACTGGAGCGCGCCTGGCCCAGACCGGCTGGCGAACTTCTGGTGGAAACGTGCTAACTCTCTTCATAAGGGTGTGGCAACTGCATTCCAAGTTATTTCAAGGAGTGATGAAGAGTACCCCCAGTGGTTTTCGGAGGGAAAAACGTCGCTAATTCCCAAACCTGGGATATTTAGTAGTGACAATCAAAGACCTATCACTTGTTTAAATACCATTTATAAATGGTACACATCGTGCCTACTTGTCCCAACTGACAAACATCTTAATCATTACGAACTGATGGAAGGTGCGCAAAGGGGTGCCCGTGCTGGATGCAGTGGGACTGTTGACAACCTGCTCATTGACCGGATTGTCACGCTAGACTGCCACAGGAGAAAGCGTAATCTCAGTATGGGATGGGTAGATGTTAAGAAGGCATATGACTCTATAATCACGGCTGGCTAG
- the LOC138054018 gene encoding uncharacterized protein: MMLMHRFPTWLCRAIQNLSRSWSTRIVTTTRKGREVSDIIRFRKGLPQGDALCPRLFTVCLNPIAWKIRATEGYRLSKPIDTKVTDLLYIDDLKIFAASESRLSCVMKSVRPAMEDVGLQWNPKKCAVVHFKRGTHVADSAGLKFDGNAKIPSLEDGQQYKFLGVLESLKQEEKLALQSAAKEYLRRLSVIWTSPLSDYHRVVASNQFAMPAMSYYMWTQHWPITDLKQIDREARKIVVENGGKHPCGSTSLLYLSRVKGGRGMRSIETEYKETKIKAAANLYQNRDPAMKIVRDFEERAESMGHQALTKEAAAYAKEYGLELQLEYPDPVCVTEEGEVIPGKKVKNILKRHRESRVREEVKEPSIRHV, from the coding sequence ATGATGCTTATGCACAGGTTCCCCACCTGGCTGTGTAGGGCTATCCAGAATTTGTCAAGAAGCTGGAGTACCAGAATAGTGACCACTACAAGAAAGGGGAGAGAAGTCTCGGACATCATACGATTTAGAAAGGGCCTTCCACAGGGCGATGCCCTATGCCCTAGGCTCTTCACGGTCTGTCTGAACCCGATCGCCTGGAAGATAAGAGCAACCGAAGGATATAGACTATCTAAGCCTATTGATACAAAGGTCACGGATCTTCTATACATAGATGACCTGAAGATCTTTGCTGCATCGGAGTCGAGACTCAGTTGTGTGATGAAGTCGGTAAGGCCGGCTATGGAAGACGTGGGTTTGCAATGGAACCCTAAGAAATGCGCGGTCGTCCATTTTAAGAGGGGGACCCATGTTGCTGATAGCGCAGGACTGAAGTTTGATGGGAATGCTAAGATACCGAGTCTGGAAGATGGACAACAGTATAAGTTTTTGGGTGTGCTTGAGAGTCTGAAGCAAGAAGAGAAGTTAGCTTTGCAGTCTGCTGCTAAAGAGTATCTCCGGAGGTTGTCGGTAATTTGGACGAGCCCCCTTTCGGACTATCATCGTGTGGTTGCATCTAACCAGTTTGCTATGCCAGCTATGAGTTACTATATGTGGACTCAGCACTGGCCAATAACAGACCTGAAGCAAATAGACAGAGAGGCCCGCAAAATTGTTGTAGAGAACGGAGGCAAGCATCCCTGTGGTTCAACATCCCTGCTGTACCTGTCACGTGTGAAAGGTGGGAGGGGGATGCGCTCCATCGAGACAGAGTATAAAGAAACGAAGATTAAAGCAGCGGCCAATCTGTATCAGAACAGAGATCCGGCTATGAAGATAGTACGGGACTTCGAGGAGCGCGCGGAGAGCATGGGGCACCAAGCACTGACAAAGGAAGCGGCGGCGTACGCGAAAGAGTATGGTCTGGAGCTACAGCTTGAATATCCTGATCCAGTCTGTGTCACAGAGGAGGGAGAGGTGATACCTGGGAAAAAGGTAAAGAATATTCTCAAGAGACATCGAGAATCAAGAGTGCGGGAGGAggttaaagaaccatccatAAGACACGTGTAA